The DNA region CTGGATCGTCTCGCCATGGTTGTACGCGATTCCACGTTCACGAATCGTCTCGAGTTCCGTGCGCAGCGCCTCCTCGTCGGTGATCGTGTTCGGGGTGAAGGCTTCGAACTCCATGTCCTGGATGAGTTGGTCACGCTCTTTCGCCGGCATGAACGCGAGCATCGCTTTCCCGACAGCGGTGTGGTAGAGGGCGTTTCGATAGCCGACGTAGATCTCGGTCTGGACGGCCTCCTCGCCCTGGGCCGTGTGCAGACAGATTCCTTCGCCGTCTTCTTCGACGGTGAATAGCGCCATCTCTCCGGACTCTTCGGCGAGCGCGTCGACCTCCGTCGTCGCGATATCGTAGATGTCGATGCGGTTCTTGGCGTGGTGTGCGAGGTCGATGAACCGCAATCCCAGTTTGTACTCGCCGCTCTCGTTGACGACGTACCCGCGTTCTTCGAGGGTCGCCAGGTGGCAGTGAGCGGTCCCCTTCGAGACGCCGATCTCCCGGGCGACCTCTGTGACGCGAGCCCCACCAGTGTCCCGGAGAACGTCGACGATCTCGAGGGAACGCTGGACCGCCTGAACCGGATTCTTTGCTTCGGGCATACCTGGGTTATGGGTGTATGGGGAAAATAAATGTTTGGCTCTGTCAAACACACTCGGCCGACCTCTACCGGAGCGCGACCGCTGTCGATAGGCACGTTCCGGACGTAACAGCTGAGAGCATGGCGTCCCGCATCGAGAGTACCGAACCACACGCCCCGGCCTCGAGCGCACCGCCCGGCCATCTCGTCGCCCCTCCCCCAATCACGCATACTTATGTCACTCCTGGCACTGCCCCCGGTATGGAAATCGAAGTCGTCCGTGCTGACCAGTACGTACGCAACAACGACACCCGAATGCCGTTTCACTTCGGCAACGTCGTCGCGACCGAGGGAGCCCACCACTTTCTCGACCTCGAGATCGCGGTCGACGGTGAACGGGCGACGGGCGGCTCGATGGTCGGAATCGCCCCGATGTGGTTTCTCAAGGACCCCGACCTTTCGCTGGTCGAACAGAACGAGCACCTGCTCGAGGTTTTCACCGCTGCCTGCGACCACGCCCGGGACCTCGAGCCTGCGCCGACCGTCTTCGACCTCTGGTACGACCTCTACGAGCGCCAGCGTCGATGGGCTGCCGACACCGAGCACCCGCCACTGCTCTGGGGCTACGGCGTGAGCATGGTCGAACAGGCGTTCGTCGACGCCTTCTGTCGTCACCGACAGCTCACCTTCGCGGACGGCATTCGCAGCGGTGCCTTCGGGGTCGACCCCGGGCGAATCTACCCCGAACTCGAGGGCGAATCGCTCTCGGCGTACCTGCCCGAGAACCCGACTCGAGAAGCGGCCGTTCGCCACACGGTCGGACTGGCAGATCCGCTTCGGCGGGACGATATCGACGCGACGAACAGGCTCGAGGATGGACTCCCGCAGGCGCTCGAGGAGTACGTCGAGCGCGACGGAATCACCCACTTCAAGATCAAGCTCTCGGCGGACGAAGAACGCGACGCAGACCGACTCGCTCGCATCGGTGCAGTTCTCGAGGAGGGGGCACACGACACGTATCTCTGCACGCTCGACGCGAACGAGCAGTACGAGAGTGTCCGCGTCTTCAAAGAGCAGTGGGAACGCCACGCCGACGATCCGGCCCTCGCCGCCGTCGTCGATCACGTCGCGTACGTCGAACAGCCGCTCCCTCGTGAGCAGGCGCTCACTGACGAGACGCGCGTGGTCCTCTCCGGGTGGAGTGACAGCCCGCCGATCATCATCGACGAGTCCGACGACCGGTTGGACAGCGCCGGCCGCGCCCTCGAGTGCGGGTACGCCGGGACGAGCCACAAGAACTGCAAGGGCATCTTCAAGGGCGTCGTCAACGCCTGTCTCATCGAGAAACGCCGCCGCGAGACGGACGGCGACTACGTCATGAGCGGCGAGGACCTCACCACGATCGGCCCGGTCGAATTACTCCACGACCTGGCGGTGATGGGGACGCTCGGACTGGACCACATCGAACGCAACGGCCACCACTACTATCGCGGCCTGAGCTTCCTCCCCGAGGACCTCCAGGAGACGCTCCTCGAGGCCCACAGCGACCTCTACGAGCGACACGAGGACGGATTCGCCGCGCTCGACGTCACGGACGGCCGCATGCAGTTCGACAGCGTGATCGACGCGCCGTTCGGTCGGCGCTTCGAACTCGATCCGACGCGATTCACGCCGCTCGAGGCATGGGAGGTCGAGTCGATGTACGAGTAGGTACGGGCTCTCGAGTCGGATCGAGCCGGGATTGGACCCGTCCGTTCGAACAGACCGTGACGGCGAACGAGTCGAATAGACCGCTACGTTCGCCGAACCGTCCTCGAACTCGACGCGGAAACCACGACGTCTCCCTCGAGTTGTCCCCGAATTCGACGTCTTCGGGGCAGGGCCCGGAGAGGGGCGTTTCTGACTGTGCTTCGCATTTCGACAGCGGTCGTCACTACTCGATCGGCAGTTTATGGTTCAGGAACCGGTTCGAACGGCCCTTGAGCAAACGGGCGACTCTCAAATAC from Natronosalvus rutilus includes:
- a CDS encoding IclR family transcriptional regulator, which encodes MPEAKNPVQAVQRSLEIVDVLRDTGGARVTEVAREIGVSKGTAHCHLATLEERGYVVNESGEYKLGLRFIDLAHHAKNRIDIYDIATTEVDALAEESGEMALFTVEEDGEGICLHTAQGEEAVQTEIYVGYRNALYHTAVGKAMLAFMPAKERDQLIQDMEFEAFTPNTITDEEALRTELETIRERGIAYNHGETIQGLVGVGAPIRDQDGTIYGAISIIGPERRMDGERLETEIPEMIRQAVNIIEINITSL